The DNA region TATCTTGATGCAGCCTTCATTGTTACTTGCAGTAATAGCAGGTGGAGCATCCGGTGTATTCACATTCGTAATCACAGGTGCAGGCCTAGTCGCTGTTCCATCACCAGGAAGTATTTTTGCACTCTCAGCTATGGCACCTAGAGGTGGATTGATACCGGTACTTGCGGGTGTTGTTGTATCAGCAGGTGTTTCCTTCTTGGTCAGTGCAGTCCTTATTAATAAAAAAGGTGAGCAAGAAGATGCTTTGACAAAAGCAAAAGAAAATGTTAGTCAAATGAAAAATAGCAGTAAAACACAGATCATCAATAAGATTGAAGAAGATTTGGACTTATCACAAGTAAAAACCATTGCAGTTGCATGTGATGCCGGTATGGGATCAAGTGCTATGGGTGCTAGTAAACTCAAAGCAGCGTTAAAAGAAGCCAAGGTCAATATAAAAGTTATTAACTGTTCTATTGATCAGCTAGATAATCAAAGTGATTTTGTCATCACCCACGAAAAGCTGACAAAGCGCGCACAAAGTGTTGTCCCTGGTGCTATTCATATATCCATATCAGACTTTATTAATACAGATATATACGATCGCTTGGCAGAAAGATTTGCAGTACTTCAGCCATCATCTGAAGAACCTACGGAAAGTGAAGATGTGTATCAACCATTGAAAAAGCAAAATATTCGTATAGGTCTTCCTTCAAGATCAAAAGAAGAAGCTATCCGAATGGCAGGACAGATTCTCTTCGAAGGCGGTTATGTTGAAGAAGGTTACATTGACGCTATGGTTCAACGTGATAGTGAACTCTCAACATACATTGGAAATGGCACAGCAATACCTCATGGTGTTAGCGATGCTAAGAAAAAAATCATTAAGACAGGTATCAGCATACTTCAATTTCCGGAAGGCGTTGATTTTAGCGGCAATACAGTATATTTAGTCGTTGGGATTGCAGGTGTAGGTAATGAACATCTTATGATTCTATCTAATCTTGCAGAGATCGTTGAAGATGAAGAGAAAATTAAGCAACTCAGTCAAACCACAGATATAGATTATATATACAAGCAATTTACCAATTAGGTTTGACCTTCAAACCAAGTTCGTGATTGGTAATCTGACAATAAAAGTGAGGTAGTCCATGATTTATACAGTAACTTTAAATCCTGCCATTGATAAAACCTTGAAAATTGATGATTTCAAAGTAGATCAGGTTAATCGTGTAAAAGATTATAGAGAAGATGCAGGTGGCAAAGGTATTAATGTAACGAAGATGATACACAAATTAAAAGGTGATAGTATAGCGGTCATGATTACCGGCGGCGATATTGGCCATCGGTTGACCAGCTTACTAGATGATGAAAACATTAGCTATAAAGCCATCAAGAC from Petrocella atlantisensis includes:
- a CDS encoding PTS mannitol transporter subunit IICBA yields the protein MKTITNENANAQNLQKFGRFLSGMVMPNIGAFIAWGLITALFIPTGWLPNENLATLVGPMIVYLLPLLIGYTGGKMVYGTRGGVLGAVATMGVIVGTSIPMFIGGMIMGPLAGYLMKKFDESVDGKVPTGFEMLVNNFSAGILGTILTLLAYVGIGPVVEGISNTFGAGVEAFVNAGLLPLASIFIEPAKILFLNNAINHGVLSPLGIEQAAETGKSIFFLLETNPGPGLGILLAYWVFSKGMIKQSAPGAIIIHFLGGIHEIYFPYILMQPSLLLAVIAGGASGVFTFVITGAGLVAVPSPGSIFALSAMAPRGGLIPVLAGVVVSAGVSFLVSAVLINKKGEQEDALTKAKENVSQMKNSSKTQIINKIEEDLDLSQVKTIAVACDAGMGSSAMGASKLKAALKEAKVNIKVINCSIDQLDNQSDFVITHEKLTKRAQSVVPGAIHISISDFINTDIYDRLAERFAVLQPSSEEPTESEDVYQPLKKQNIRIGLPSRSKEEAIRMAGQILFEGGYVEEGYIDAMVQRDSELSTYIGNGTAIPHGVSDAKKKIIKTGISILQFPEGVDFSGNTVYLVVGIAGVGNEHLMILSNLAEIVEDEEKIKQLSQTTDIDYIYKQFTN